One part of the Oryzias melastigma strain HK-1 linkage group LG21, ASM292280v2, whole genome shotgun sequence genome encodes these proteins:
- the nyx gene encoding nyctalopin encodes NVFKLVCVLLSVSVLCLLPQAVLARWACVRACPPSCSCTAERSCSVLCDRSGMAELPKEFPCEASAINLEKNRLKFLSERAFGTLPSLKILTLDHNNISFITPGAFKGLSNLVELKMAHNEYISYLHTRTFTGLKKLLRLDLSDCNLFSIPDRIFIEQTALKELLCFQNNFRRIPGAIRGMENLTHIYLERNKIEAVAYNSLLGLGSLKYLNLQENRINVIHDNAFQDLIRLENFYLNDNLLSDLPRSAFRGLSRLKMLNLGGNQLVNVSKTWFSDLVELEVLYLDRNQLLNIEEGTFENLTSLITLHLNSNNLTTLPFSVFQPIYFLGHLYLFRNPWECDCSLEWLKEWMENYKLVRDIPCASPSSVAGLDLSRVVFANMNGTCVDPTDLNLTTPSSEFIPTTENRFNSLISKLLQQELREEMGNSTESLRNGTLLESEEGQLSAGAGGQRSQLLLCCAVVWISLSDVFSCT; translated from the exons AATGTCTTCAAGCTTGTCTGTGTCCTCCTTTCAGTCTCTGTGCTGTGCCTGCTGCCACAGGCAGTTCTGGCCCGCTGGGCCTGTGTTCGGGCCTGCCCCCCGTCCTGCAGCTGCACCGCCGAGAGGAGCTGCAGCGTGCTCTGCGACCGCTCGGGCATGGCCGAACTGCCCAAAGAGTTTCCCTGCGAGGCTTCGGCCATCAACCTGGAGAAGAACAGGCTGAAGTTCCTGTCTGAACGGGCCTTTGGGACCCTGCCCTCCCTGAAGATCCTCACCCTGGACCACAACAACATCTCCTTCATCACTCCGGGAGCCTTCAAG GGCCTCTCCAACTTGGTGGAGCTGAAAATGGCGCACAATGAGTACATCAGCTACCTGCACACGCGGACGTTCACCGGGCTGAAGAAGCTGCTGCGGCTGGACCTGTCGGACTGCAACCTGTTCAGCATCCCCGACCGCATCTTCATCGAGCAGACGGCACTGAAGGAGCTGCTGTGCTTTCAGAACAACTTCAGGAGGATCCCGGGAGCCATCAGAGGCATGGAGAACCTGACCCACATCTACCTGGAGAGGAACAAGATTGAAGCGGTGGCCTACAACTCCCTGCTGGGCTTGGGGAGTCTTAA GTACCTGAACCTCCAGGAGAACCGGATCAACGTCATCCACGACAACGCCTTCCAGGACCTCATCCGCCTGGAGAACTTTTACCTCAACGACAACCTGCTGTCGGATCTGCCCAGGTCCGCCTTCAGAGGCCTCAGCCGCCTCAAGATGCTGAACCTGGGGGGGAACCAGCTGGTCAACGTGTCCAAGACCTGGTTCAGCGACCTGGTTGAGCTGGAGGTTCTGTACCTGGACAGGAACCAGCTGCTGAACATTGAGGAGGGCACCTTTGAGAACCTGACCAGCCTGATCACCCTCCACCTGAACAGCAACAACCTGACCACCCTCCCCTTCAGCGTCTTCCAGCCCATCTACTTCCTGGGCCACCTGTACCTGTTCAGGAACCCCTGGGAGTGCGACTGCTCCCTGGAGTGGCTGAAGGAGTGGATGGAGAACTACAAGCTGGTCCGGGACATCCCCTGCGCCTCGCCGTCCTCTGTGGCGGGGCTGGACCTGAGCAGGGTGGTCTTTGCCAACATGAACGGGACTTGTGTGGACCCCACAGACCTGAACTTGACCACGCCCTCCTCGGAGTTCATCCCCACCACCGAGAACCGCTTCAACAGCCTCATCTCCAAGCTGCTCCAGCAGGAGCTGCGGGAGGAGATGGGCAACAGCACGGAGAGCCTTCGGAACGGGACGCTGCTGGAGTCGGAGGAGGGGCAGCTCTCCGCGGGGGCGGGGGGTCAGAGGagccagctgctgctctgctgtgcCGTGGTCTGGATCAGCCTCTCAGACGTCTTTTCCTGCACATGA